A window from Triticum aestivum cultivar Chinese Spring chromosome 6D, IWGSC CS RefSeq v2.1, whole genome shotgun sequence encodes these proteins:
- the LOC123141537 gene encoding uncharacterized protein: MSICARMDAPGGGALGKRKEREYSSSSEQRPPLFPPPPPVRQELLRNKPHQLSRFANKPPMPTPPPQGGSSKLLAGYLAHEFLKFGTLLGERPPAPGRKETATPTPAPTPDPARRYAEASMLLMAGGTRIPGVFNPTQLGCWLRIKD, encoded by the coding sequence ATGTCGATCTGCGCGAGGATGGAcgcgccgggcggcggcgcgctcgGGAAGCGGAAGGAGCGGGAATACTCGTCTTCGTCGGAGCAGCGGCCGCCGCtgttcccgccgccgccgcccgtgagACAGGAGCTGCTGAGGAACAAGCCGCACCAACTGTCGCGGTTCGCCAACAAGCCCCCCATGCCGACGCCTCCTCCCCAGGGCGGGAGCAGCAAGCTGCTGGCCGGGTACCTGGCGCACGAGTTCCTCAAGTTCGGCACGCTCCTCGGGGAGCGGCCCCCCGCGCCGGGCCGGAAGGAGACCGCCACGCCCACGCCCGCACCAACACCCGACCCCGCGAGGAGGTACGCCGAGGCGTCGATGCTGCTCATGGCGGGCGGCACCCGCATCCCCGGGGTTTTCAACCCGACGCAGCTCGGCTGCTGGCTCCGGATTAAGGATTGA